The following proteins come from a genomic window of Streptomyces sp. GS7:
- the leuC gene encoding 3-isopropylmalate dehydratase large subunit yields MGRTLAEKVWDDHVVRRAEGEPDLLFIDLHLLHEVTSPQAFDGLRKAGRQVRRTDLTIATEDHNTPTLDIDKPIADPVSRTQLETLRKNCAEFGVRLHPLGDVEQGVVHVVGPQLGLTQPGTTVVCGDSHTSTHGAFGALAFGIGTSQVEHVLATQTLPLAPFRTMAITVEGELPEGVTAKDLILAIIAKIGTGGGQGYVIEYRGQAIEKLSMEARMTICNMSIEAGARAGMIAPDRTTFDYLQGRDHAPEGEDWDAAVAYWKTLRTDDDAVFDAEVVIDAASLSPFVTWGTNPGQGAPLSASVPDPASYEDASERLAAEKALEYMGLTAGQPLREITVDTVFVGSCTNGRIEDLRSAAAILEGRSVAEGVRMLVVPGSVRVALQAVAEGLDKVFTAAGAEWRHAGCSMCLGMNPDQLAPGERSASTSNRNFEGRQGKGGRTHLVSPQVAAATAVLGHLASPADLSDAVAEPAGV; encoded by the coding sequence ATGGGACGGACACTTGCGGAGAAGGTCTGGGACGACCACGTCGTCCGGCGCGCGGAAGGCGAGCCCGACCTCCTCTTCATCGATCTGCACCTGCTGCACGAGGTCACCAGCCCGCAGGCGTTCGACGGCCTGCGCAAGGCCGGCCGACAGGTGCGCCGGACGGATCTGACCATCGCCACCGAGGATCACAACACCCCGACCCTCGACATCGACAAGCCGATCGCCGACCCGGTCTCGCGCACCCAGCTGGAGACGCTGCGCAAGAACTGCGCGGAGTTCGGCGTCCGCCTGCACCCGCTGGGCGACGTCGAGCAGGGCGTTGTCCACGTCGTGGGACCGCAGTTGGGACTGACCCAGCCCGGCACCACCGTGGTCTGCGGTGACAGCCACACCTCCACCCACGGCGCGTTCGGCGCGCTGGCCTTCGGCATCGGCACCAGCCAGGTCGAGCACGTCCTGGCCACCCAGACGCTGCCGCTGGCGCCGTTCAGGACCATGGCGATCACGGTGGAGGGCGAGCTGCCCGAGGGCGTCACCGCCAAGGACCTCATCCTGGCGATCATCGCGAAGATCGGCACCGGCGGCGGCCAGGGCTACGTCATCGAGTACCGCGGCCAGGCCATCGAGAAGCTGTCGATGGAAGCCCGGATGACCATCTGCAACATGTCGATCGAGGCGGGCGCCCGGGCCGGCATGATCGCCCCCGACCGGACCACCTTCGACTACCTCCAGGGCCGCGACCACGCCCCCGAGGGCGAGGACTGGGACGCCGCGGTCGCGTACTGGAAGACGCTGCGCACCGACGACGACGCGGTCTTCGACGCCGAGGTCGTCATCGACGCCGCCTCGCTGTCGCCGTTCGTCACCTGGGGCACCAACCCCGGCCAGGGTGCGCCGCTTTCGGCCAGCGTCCCCGACCCGGCTTCGTACGAGGACGCCTCGGAGCGGCTCGCCGCCGAAAAGGCCCTGGAATACATGGGGTTGACAGCAGGTCAACCGCTGCGCGAGATCACCGTGGACACCGTCTTCGTAGGTTCGTGCACCAACGGCCGGATCGAGGACCTGCGCTCTGCCGCGGCGATCCTGGAAGGCCGTTCGGTCGCCGAGGGCGTACGCATGCTGGTCGTTCCCGGCTCGGTGCGGGTCGCCCTCCAGGCCGTTGCGGAGGGCCTGGACAAGGTGTTCACCGCGGCCGGCGCCGAATGGCGGCACGCGGGCTGCTCGATGTGCCTGGGCATGAACCCCGACCAGCTGGCGCCCGGTGAGCGCTCCGCGTCCACCTCCAACCGCAACTTCGAGGGCCGGCAGGGCAAGGGGGGCCGCACGCACCTGGTCTCGCCCCAGGTGGCCGCCGCAACGGCGGTTCTCGGCCATCTGGCCTCACCCGCCGACCTGTCCGACGCCGTCGCCGAGCCCGCGGGAGTCTGA